The following are encoded together in the Chaetodon auriga isolate fChaAug3 chromosome 6, fChaAug3.hap1, whole genome shotgun sequence genome:
- the ndufa9a gene encoding NADH dehydrogenase [ubiquinone] 1 alpha subcomplex subunit 9, mitochondrial, with protein MATLMLVSRPAGVLPKISGSCCPAVFSAASVATVQQRKLHHAVIPKGKGGRSSSSGIAATVFGATGFLGRYVVGRLGRMGSQIVIPHRSDQYDLMYFKPMGDLGQIIFLEWDARNKDSIKRALEHSNVVINLVGREWETRNYRFEDVFVSIPQQIAKAAREAGITKFIHMSHLNADIRSPSKYLRNKAVGEAAVRDEFPEAIIMKPSEMFGREDRFFNHYANIRWFGRAVPLMSLGKKTVKQPVYVVDVAKAIINAVRDPDANGKTYALVGPNRYLLYDLVKYIYAVAHRPFVPYPLPRPLYHLFAQFFAMNPFEPWTTPDKVERFHTTDMKYPGLPGLEDLGITPFTVEQKAIEILRRHRRFRYLEAEVDEAKPAKTVNY; from the exons ATGGCGACCCTGATGTTGGTTAGCCGTCCTGCGGGTGTCCTTCCGAAGATTTCAG GTAGCTGCTGCCCTGCAGTATTTTCAGCTGCCTCTGTCGCCACAGTccagcagaggaagctgcacCATGCTGTCATCCCCAAAGGGAAAGGAGGACGCTCCTCCTCAAGCGGAATAGCGGCAACAGTGTTTGGCGCCACAGGTTTTTTGGGGCGATATGTGGTCGGTAGGCTGG GTCGGATGGGCTCTCAGATTGTAATCCCTCACCGCAGTGATCAGTATGACCTCATGTACTTTAAGCCCATGGGTGATCTTGGACAAATAATTTTCCTG GAGTGGGATGCCAGGAACAAAGACTCCATCAAACGGGCTTTGGAGCACTCCAATGTTGTCATCAACCTGGTGGGAAGAGAGTGGGAGACGAG GAACTATCGCTTTGAGGATGTCTTCGTGTCCATCCCTCAGCAGATTGCCAAGGCAGCTAGAGAGGCCGGCATCACAAAGTTCATCCACATGTCTCACCTCAACGCTGACATACGCAGTCCGTCCAAATACCTGAGGAACAAG GCTGTTGGAGAGGCTGCAGTGAGAGATGAGTTTCCTGAAGCCATCATCATGAAACCCTCAGAGATGTTTGGCAGAGAGGACAGATTCTTTAACCATTACGCAA acATACGCTGGTTTGGCCGTGCTGTTCCACTCATGTCCTTGGGGAAGAAGACTGTGAAGCAGCCTGTTTAT GTGGTGGATGTTGCTAAGGCCATTATCAACGCTGTCAGAGACCCTGATGCTAATGGGAAAACATATGCATTAGTTGG TCCCAACCGGTACCTCCTTTATGACCTGGTGAAGTACATCTACGCAGTGGCACACAGGCCTTTTGTGCCCTACCCCCTGCCCCGCCCGCTCTATCA cctcTTCGCTCAGTTTTTCGCAATGAACCCATTCGAGCCCTGGACAACCCCAGACAAAGTGGAAAGG TTTCACACAACAGACATGAAGTACCCAGGCCTTCCTGGTCTGGAGGACCTTGGTATCACTCCTTTCACCGTAGAGCAAAAGGCTATTGAGATTCTGCGCCGCCACCGCCGATTCCGTTACCTGGAAGCTGAGGTGGATGAGGCAAAGCCAGCCAAGACTGTCAACTATTGA